A region of the Acinetobacter defluvii genome:
ACCAACACCAGGAGAATATTGAATACCTGAAAGAGGAGGATAAGCCATCCAACCTGTCGCAGCAAATTCACCTAATACAAGTGATGCCATCATCAGCCCCGCAGCACCAGCAAATAACCAGAAGCTCAAAGAGTTTAATAATGGGAATGCAACGTCACGTGCACCAATTTGAAGAGGTACAGTGATGTTCATCATACCAACAACAAGACCCATTGCTACGAAGAAGATCATGATTACGCCATGCGCAGTAAAGATCTGATCGTAATGGTCAGGATGTAAGTAACCTTCACCGCCACCTTTTGCAAGGAACAGTTGAAGACGCATCATGATCGCATCAGCAAAACCACGTACAAGCATGACGACTGATACAATGATATACATGATACCAATTTTTTTATGGTCTACAGATTTAAACCATACATTCCACAGGTAGCCCCATTTTTTGAAATAGGTGATACCACCAAGAAGCGCAGCCGCACCCAAAGCCATGATCACCATGGTTACAAGTACGATTGGCTCTTGATAAGGGATCGAGTCCCAGTTGAGTTTACCGAATAATACAGACATGTCTTATTCCTCTACTGAAGCAGTTGCATGTTCAGCATTCACATGCTCAGCACCCGCTTGTACAGAATGATCCGCACCGTGGTAGTTGCTCATGTATTTATTGATAATGCTTTCGAACAAATTAGGCTCAACTGAAGAATAGTAAGTTACAGGATACGGCTTAGTAGGGAATGGACCTTTACGTTCAGCTTCTTCTGCAAGTGCTTTTTCTTCTGGGGTATGCGCATTTTTGACCATGTTCTCAATTTGATGTTTAGAACGGTCACCGTCTTTAAGCGTTGCAAACTCTGCTGCATCTAAAACAGTTTTTTGTTGAGCTTCAGGGTTAATTGAATTCGCTTTACCTGCTTTAATTGCTTCTACCCAGTTGTTAAATTCTGGCTCAGTGACTGAATGAGCTAAAAAGCGCATTTGTGTGAAGCCATAACCACTATAGTTAGAAGAGAAACCACGGTATACGCCAGTTTCATCAGCTAATACGTGTAACTGAGTTTGCATACCTGCCATTGCATAGATTTGACCCGCTAACTTAGGAATGAAGAAAGAGTTCATTGTAAAGTTAGAAGTCACTTTAAAGTTAACAGGCGTTTTTTCTGGGAAACGAATTTCGTTAACAGTTGCAATTTGTTGCTCAGGATAGATAAATATCCATTTGAACTGTTCGGCAATAACTTGAATAGTTACAGGTGCTTTGTCAGATTCAAGCGGACGGTATGGGTCATATTTATGTGAGCCCCACCATGTTAAATACGCAAGAATACCAATAATAATTACAGGAACACCCCATACTACAATTTCAATTGCAGTTGAATGTGCCCAAGTAGGTTTATAGTCTGCATCTTTATTTGACGCACGATATTTCCAACCAAACACTAACGCCATAATGATCGAAGGAATTACGACCAAAAGCATTAAATAAATCGCAGTCATCATCAGGTTACTTTGACCTTCAGCAACTGGACCTTTAGAGTTTAGTAGTACCATATCACCACCACACCCAGTTAAGAGCGCAGCTAGCGTAGATAAAGACAATACAGCTAAAATTGTTTGTCTCATTTTACAACCTCGGTGAAGAGTCCCATTCCCTATTAAATATGGGATAGCGATTAAAGTGTCGCATGATTGAAAATGAATATTAATCACAAATAGTAAATATTCTCAATGATGTGACACTCAGACGTTGTTGGGCATTATGCCTTATATCGACAAACTTAGCTATATGTAAAAGGGCATTAAATCACTGTAACAAAAACCACTTTTTTTACTTGCATTTGTAATTTGTTTTTTAAATATTTTTAAAAAAAATCAATACTATATAGGTGTAAAAAAGGATGCTTTTACATCCTTTATAAAAATAGAAAAAATATTATTTGATGACTTTGGTTTTAACCAATTTATCATGTAATGTTTGTCGTTTTTTACTGAAAGCAAAGAGTAGATCTACGATCGCAAATAAACCTAAAAAACGATAAATTACAATAAACAAGATTGAGCGTAGCACGAATACACGTAAAAAACTGACTTTTTCA
Encoded here:
- the cyoA gene encoding ubiquinol oxidase subunit II; translated protein: MRQTILAVLSLSTLAALLTGCGGDMVLLNSKGPVAEGQSNLMMTAIYLMLLVVIPSIIMALVFGWKYRASNKDADYKPTWAHSTAIEIVVWGVPVIIIGILAYLTWWGSHKYDPYRPLESDKAPVTIQVIAEQFKWIFIYPEQQIATVNEIRFPEKTPVNFKVTSNFTMNSFFIPKLAGQIYAMAGMQTQLHVLADETGVYRGFSSNYSGYGFTQMRFLAHSVTEPEFNNWVEAIKAGKANSINPEAQQKTVLDAAEFATLKDGDRSKHQIENMVKNAHTPEEKALAEEAERKGPFPTKPYPVTYYSSVEPNLFESIINKYMSNYHGADHSVQAGAEHVNAEHATASVEE